In Arcobacter sp. F2176, the following are encoded in one genomic region:
- the ilvC gene encoding ketol-acid reductoisomerase produces MAINVYYDKDCNIELIKSKKVAMIGFGSQGHAHAENLRDSGVEVVIGLRKGGSSWAKAEAKGFVVKTVAEATTGADVVMILLPDENQSEIYYSEIKPNLKDGAYLAFGHGFNIHYGRIIPDAKTNVMMIAPKAPGHTVRNEFTKGGGIPDLIAVETNPSGDTKEVALAYASAIGGGRTGIIETTFKDETETDLFGEQAVLCGGAVSLVQAGFETLTEAGYEPEMAYFECLHELKLIVDLMYEGGISDMRYSISNTAEYGDYVSGKRVINAESKAAMKEILKEIQDGRFAKDFILEGQAGYPRMNAERANAKASLIEQTGNKLRKMMPWISSSKIVDLNKN; encoded by the coding sequence ATGGCAATAAATGTTTACTATGATAAAGATTGTAATATAGAACTAATCAAATCAAAAAAAGTAGCAATGATAGGTTTTGGATCACAAGGGCATGCTCACGCTGAGAACTTAAGAGATTCTGGAGTTGAAGTTGTTATTGGACTAAGAAAAGGTGGGAGTTCTTGGGCTAAAGCAGAAGCAAAAGGTTTTGTTGTAAAAACAGTTGCAGAAGCAACAACTGGTGCTGATGTTGTAATGATTTTATTACCAGATGAAAATCAATCTGAAATTTATTATTCAGAAATTAAACCAAACCTTAAAGATGGTGCTTATTTAGCATTTGGACATGGTTTTAATATTCATTATGGAAGAATTATTCCTGATGCAAAAACAAATGTAATGATGATTGCTCCTAAAGCTCCAGGTCATACAGTTAGAAATGAATTCACAAAAGGTGGAGGAATTCCTGACCTTATTGCTGTTGAAACTAATCCAAGTGGAGATACAAAAGAAGTAGCACTAGCTTACGCATCAGCTATTGGTGGTGGAAGAACTGGTATTATTGAAACTACATTTAAAGATGAAACAGAAACTGACCTTTTTGGAGAGCAAGCTGTATTATGTGGTGGAGCTGTGTCTTTAGTTCAAGCTGGATTTGAAACTTTAACTGAAGCTGGATATGAACCAGAAATGGCATATTTTGAATGTTTACATGAGTTAAAATTAATCGTTGACTTAATGTATGAGGGTGGAATTTCTGATATGAGATATTCTATTTCTAATACTGCTGAATACGGTGATTATGTATCTGGAAAAAGAGTTATCAATGCTGAAAGTAAAGCAGCAATGAAAGAAATCTTAAAAGAGATTCAAGATGGTAGATTTGCAAAAGATTTCATCTTAGAAGGTCAAGCTGGATACCCAAGAATGAATGCTGAAAGAGCTAATGCAAAAGCTTCTTTAATTGAGCAAACTGGTAATAAATTAAGAAAAATGATGCCTTGGATTTCTTCAAGCAAAATCGTAGACTTAAATAAAAACTAA
- a CDS encoding RNB domain-containing ribonuclease gives MIQTIFRKVISGSEDFAENEKEYLVPFIKDDIVSYEDGIYKLNSKYRVGIVKIKNKFAFLSDLDNEHKNLKLDIDDLKGAYNNDLILVKRVFNPRSSFKAKVEKVLYTHATSLLVYVNEGEVFSVKEGIKLELKIDFSSFTNGNIYVINSKTFEIEKDVGNIQDPKVDQFISLFLYDELIRLEKHLDVDAKMNDTNERVDLTALPFTTIDPASAKDHDDAIYFDVKENTLYVAIADVSYFVKENSELDKQALQKSTSIYLPNKVLPMLPPSLSEEMCSLKENVDRYSYVFKIYLDKDYEIIKSELFEAIIKSHKKFSYGRIDRVIEGHLDKYSETEKEIFDYLIPLYDITKKIRAKRLQKGYDFISKEYRQKLNHNLELEGISVEESTASHQLIEECMLMANIEASKKLSNVGIFRIHEEPSFQSLSKLVDEVNLLGIKAEVKSSVHETITDIQARAKNSVLIEEINDLIIKSQSQAKYSSKNLGHFGLGFDSYSHFTSPIRRYSDLVLHRMLKTKKAPAIIDDICEHISANERKVDQLVWDYEDRKYARWAKNHIGEEFKAQIVDIERGIAKFYKDMPGLRIHLDNYRGEKLFLKIKITIKSSDLISKNIVGTIKNV, from the coding sequence TTGATTCAAACTATTTTTAGAAAAGTTATATCTGGCAGTGAAGATTTTGCAGAAAATGAAAAAGAGTATTTAGTGCCATTTATAAAAGATGATATTGTAAGTTATGAAGATGGCATTTATAAACTTAATTCAAAGTATAGAGTGGGAATTGTAAAAATAAAAAATAAATTTGCTTTTTTGAGTGACTTGGATAATGAGCACAAAAATTTAAAACTGGATATAGATGATTTGAAAGGTGCTTATAATAATGACTTAATTTTGGTAAAAAGAGTATTTAATCCAAGATCTTCATTTAAAGCAAAAGTTGAAAAAGTATTATATACCCATGCAACTTCACTATTAGTTTATGTAAATGAAGGTGAAGTATTTAGTGTAAAAGAGGGAATAAAGTTAGAACTTAAAATAGATTTTAGCTCTTTTACAAATGGAAATATTTATGTGATAAATAGTAAAACATTTGAAATAGAAAAAGATGTTGGAAATATACAAGATCCAAAAGTTGATCAATTTATTTCACTGTTTTTATATGATGAACTTATAAGATTAGAAAAGCATTTAGATGTTGATGCAAAGATGAATGATACAAATGAAAGAGTTGATTTAACAGCTTTGCCATTTACAACTATAGATCCTGCAAGTGCAAAAGACCATGATGATGCTATTTATTTTGATGTAAAAGAAAATACACTTTATGTGGCTATTGCTGATGTTTCATACTTCGTAAAAGAGAATAGCGAACTTGATAAACAAGCCTTACAAAAATCAACTTCTATTTATCTTCCAAATAAAGTTTTACCTATGCTTCCTCCAAGTTTAAGTGAAGAGATGTGTTCACTTAAAGAGAATGTTGACAGATATTCTTATGTTTTTAAAATATATTTAGACAAAGATTATGAAATAATCAAATCAGAACTTTTTGAAGCCATTATTAAATCACATAAGAAATTCTCTTATGGAAGGATTGATAGGGTAATAGAAGGACACTTGGATAAATATAGCGAAACAGAAAAAGAGATTTTTGATTATTTGATTCCTTTGTATGATATTACTAAAAAAATTAGAGCAAAAAGATTACAAAAAGGTTATGATTTTATAAGTAAAGAGTATAGACAAAAATTAAATCACAATTTAGAATTAGAAGGAATCTCTGTAGAAGAATCAACGGCCTCTCACCAACTAATAGAAGAGTGTATGTTAATGGCCAATATTGAAGCAAGTAAAAAACTAAGCAATGTGGGAATTTTTAGAATTCATGAAGAACCATCTTTTCAATCTTTATCAAAACTAGTTGATGAGGTAAATTTACTTGGAATAAAAGCAGAAGTAAAATCATCTGTTCATGAGACAATTACTGATATTCAAGCAAGAGCAAAAAATAGTGTTTTGATAGAAGAGATAAATGATTTGATAATAAAGTCCCAATCACAAGCAAAATATTCATCTAAAAACTTAGGTCACTTTGGTTTGGGCTTTGATTCTTATTCACACTTTACAAGTCCTATTAGAAGATATTCAGATTTAGTTCTTCATCGAATGTTAAAAACTAAAAAAGCACCTGCAATTATTGATGATATATGTGAACACATATCTGCAAATGAGAGAAAAGTAGATCAACTTGTTTGGGATTATGAAGATAGAAAATATGCTAGATGGGCAAAAAATCATATTGGAGAAGAGTTCAAAGCTCAAATAGTAGATATAGAAAGAGGAATTGCTAAATTTTATAAAGATATGCCAGGACTTAGAATTCATCTAGATAACTACAGAGGTGAAAAACTTTTTCTTAAAATAAAAATAACAATAAAATCAAGTGATTTGATTAGTAAAAATATAGTTGGAACAATAAAAAATGTATAA
- the holA gene encoding DNA polymerase III subunit delta, whose amino-acid sequence MYKNEFDGLLRANKEFSAYMFYGQSDYLVEKYANLVATGVSAGEEIEKVYFDDFDFKYVKNKLLQSSLFASRNILLIKLNKKLNKNETTELIEACNINKDSKVIFACMGDGDFKTMGGYFTSKNNSVSVRMFTPYPGEAIQILESEARALGLKYEVSALNHLYFMHRNDLNLSVNDLKKLSILNEESISSKLVELHCFGIGSVSLEDFLFNLLSGQLIKRDLHFLLEEGMNEINLLTQIGAFLHQLFMISSYSRTIGTPNAKEILGYIPPQNIWEKKTKLAIKIKPELFLELFNFLNDLELDLKSSKIPDHNAYIQASLRKFSDKLR is encoded by the coding sequence ATGTATAAAAATGAGTTTGATGGATTGTTAAGAGCAAATAAAGAATTCTCTGCATATATGTTTTATGGGCAAAGTGATTATTTAGTAGAAAAGTATGCAAATCTTGTAGCAACAGGTGTTTCAGCTGGAGAAGAGATAGAAAAAGTCTATTTTGATGATTTTGATTTTAAATATGTAAAAAATAAACTTTTACAATCATCTCTTTTTGCAAGTAGAAATATCTTGCTTATAAAATTAAATAAAAAATTAAATAAAAATGAGACTACAGAATTAATAGAGGCTTGTAATATAAATAAAGATTCAAAAGTGATATTTGCTTGTATGGGAGATGGTGATTTTAAAACAATGGGTGGATATTTTACAAGTAAAAATAATAGTGTAAGTGTAAGAATGTTTACTCCATATCCAGGAGAAGCTATTCAAATACTTGAAAGTGAAGCTAGAGCATTAGGTTTGAAGTATGAAGTATCTGCATTAAACCATTTGTATTTTATGCACAGAAATGATTTAAATTTGAGTGTAAACGATTTAAAGAAATTATCTATATTAAACGAAGAATCTATCTCTTCAAAACTTGTAGAGCTACACTGTTTTGGAATAGGGTCTGTTTCTTTAGAAGATTTTTTGTTTAATTTATTAAGTGGACAATTAATAAAAAGAGATTTGCACTTTTTACTTGAAGAGGGAATGAATGAAATAAATTTATTAACTCAAATTGGAGCTTTTTTACATCAACTTTTTATGATAAGTTCATATTCAAGGACAATTGGAACTCCAAATGCAAAAGAGATACTAGGATATATTCCTCCACAAAATATTTGGGAAAAGAAGACAAAACTAGCCATAAAAATAAAACCAGAACTCTTTTTAGAGTTGTTTAATTTCTTAAATGATTTGGAATTAGATTTAAAAAGTTCAAAAATTCCAGACCATAATGCATATATTCAAGCAAGTCTAAGAAAATTTTCAGACAAACTTAGATAA